In a single window of the Papaver somniferum cultivar HN1 chromosome 8, ASM357369v1, whole genome shotgun sequence genome:
- the LOC113306825 gene encoding cleavage and polyadenylation specificity factor subunit 2-like isoform X1, producing MGTSVQVTPLSGVYNENPLSYLVSIDGFNILIDCGWNDAFDTSLLKPLSSVASTVDAVLLSHSDTLHLGALPYAKQHLGLNAQVYSTDPVHRLGLLTMYDHYYSQKQVSDFDLFSLDDIDFAFQSIETLKYSQNHHLTGKGEGIVIAPHVAGHLLGGTVWKITKDGEDIIYAVDFNHRKESHLNGTVLETFVRPAVLITDAYNALNSQDPRTKIEKGFLGKIRNTLEGGGNILLPVDSAGRVLELLLVMEQYWAQNHLPYPIYFLTYVSSSTIEYAKSFLEWMSDTIAKSFEDTRDNAFLLKHVTLMINKSELEKVPEGPKVVLASMASLEVGSSHDIFAEWATDVKNLVLFTERGQFGTLARMLQADPPPRAVKVTMRNRVPLVGEELVAFEEEQNRIKKEEALKASVSKEEDIKASNGSDVKEDDPMVIDASNAPASSEVTVPHGDAHRDIFIDGFVPSSTSVAPMFPFYENSSEWDDFGEIINPDDYVVKEEDMDLMSMHVGGDLDGKLDEVAANLILDSRPSKIVSNELTVQVKCSLVYMDFEGRSDGRSIKSILAHVAPLKLVLVHGSAEATEHLKQHCLKNVCPHVFAPQVGETIDVTSDLCAYKVQLSEKLMSKVLFKKLGDHEVAWIDSGVEKTETEMLSLRPISTAPPPHKSVFVGDLKLADFKQFLASKGVQVEFSGGALRCGEYVTLRKVGDATQKGGTGGTQQVIIEGPLTEEYYQIRDYLYSQFYLL from the exons ATGGGAACATCGGTTCAAGTAACACCACTTAGTGGTGTTTACAACGAAAACCCTCTATCTTACCTGGTCTCAATCGATGGTTTTAACATCTTAATCGATTGTGGTTGGAATGATGCTTTCGATACCTCTCTTCTTAAACCCCTTTCCAG TGTAGCTTCCACTGTAGACGCTGTTCTGTTATCACATTCAGATACACTGCATCTCGGTGCTTTGCCATATGCCAAGCAGCATCTTGGACTCAATGCTCAAGTTTATTCAACTGATCCTGTTCATAGACTAGGACTTTTGACGATGTACGATCACTATTATTCACAAAAG CAAGTTTCAGATTTTGACCTGTTTTCTCTGGATGACATTGATTTCGCTTTTCAAAGCATCGAGACACTAAAATATTCTCAGAATCATCACCTGACTG GTAAAGGAGAAGGAATTGTTATTGCTCCTCATGTAGCGGGGCATCTATTGGGCGGTACTGTCTGGAAAATAACAAAAGATGGGGAGGATATAATATACGCCGTAGACTTCAATCATCGTAAAGAAAG TCACTTGAATGGAACTGTCTTAGAGACATTTGTGCGGCCTGCCGTTCTGATAACCGATGCTTACAATGCTTTGAACAGTCAGGATCCTAGAACCAAAATTGAGAAAGGTTTCTTAG GTAAAATTAGGAATACCCTAGAAGGAGGTGGGAATATACTGCTTCCTGTGGATTCAGCAGGGCGGGTTTTGGAACTTCTTTTGGTTATGGAACAG TATTGGGCACAGAATCATCTGCCTTATCCTATTTATTTTCTTACATATGTTTCTTCGAGTACAATTGAGTATGCAAAGAGCTTCCTTGAGTGGATGAGTGACACAATTGCGAAGTCTTTTGAAGACACACGTGACAATGCTTTTCTTTTGAA GCATGTTACACTCATGATCAACAAGAGTGAGCTGGAGAAAGTACCAGAAGGCCCAAAA GTTGTTTTAGCTTCAATGGCCAGCTTGGAAGTGGGATCTTCTCATGATATATTTGCTGAATGGGCAACTGATGTCAAGAATCTTGTTCTATTTACGGAGAGAGGGCAG TTCGGAACATTAGCTCGAATGCTTCAGGCAGATCCACCTCCTAGAGCTGTAAAGGTCACTATGCGCAATAGGGTTCCACTGGTAGGGGAAGAGTTAGTAGCTTTTGAAGAAGAACAAAACCGAATAAAGAAGGAAGAAGCATTAAAAGCTAGTgtaagcaaagaagaagatattaAAGCATCTAATGGATCTGATGTCAAAGAAGATGATCCAATGGTCATTGATGCATCTAATGCCCCTGCATCATCTGAGG TGACTGTACCACATGGAGACGCTCATCGAGACATCTTCATTGATGGATTTGTTCCTTCTTCTACAAGTGTAGCTCCAATGTTTCCTTTTTATGAAAACTCTTCCGAATGGGATGATTTTGGTGAGATCATTAACCCCGATGACTATGTAGTCAAGGAAGAGGACATGGATCTTATGTCAATGCAT GTTGGGGGAGATTTAGATGGCAAACTTGATGAAGTAGCTGCTAACTTGATACTTGATTCAAGACCTTCAAAAATTGTTTCAAATGAATTAACG GTGCAAGTGAAGTGCTCATTGGTTTACATGGACTTCGAGGGTCGTTCAGATGGCCGGTCTATTAAATCAATTCTTGCCCATGTCGCTCCTCTGAAACTT GTTTTGGTACACGGATCAGCAGAGGCTACTGAGCATTTAAAGCAGCACTGCTTGAAGAATGTGTGTCCCCACGTCTTTGCTCCGCAGGTTGGAGAAACAATTGATGTCACCTCGGATTTGTGTGCTTACAAG GTGCAACTTTCTGAAAAACTGATGAGTAAAGTACTATTCAAGAAG CTTGGAGACCACGAGGTAGCTTGGATTGATTCTGGGGTAGAGAAGACCGAAACCGAAATGCTGTCTCTACGTCCTATCTCAACTGCACCTCCGCCTCATAAATCTGTTTTTGTTGGTGACTTAAAACTAGCAGATTTCAAGCAGTTCCTCGCAAGCAAAGGAGTCCAG GTTGAGTTTTCTGGGGGTGCTTTGCGATGTGGGGAGTATGTTACACTGCGCAAGGTTGGAGATGCAACCCAAAAG GGTGGTACAGGCGGTACTCAACAAGTGATTATCGAAGGTCCCTTAACTGAAGAATATTACCAAATTCGTGATTATCTCTATTCACAGTTCTATTTGCTATAA
- the LOC113306825 gene encoding cleavage and polyadenylation specificity factor subunit 2-like isoform X2, translating to MMLSIPLFLNPFPASTVDAVLLSHSDTLHLGALPYAKQHLGLNAQVYSTDPVHRLGLLTMYDHYYSQKQVSDFDLFSLDDIDFAFQSIETLKYSQNHHLTGKGEGIVIAPHVAGHLLGGTVWKITKDGEDIIYAVDFNHRKESHLNGTVLETFVRPAVLITDAYNALNSQDPRTKIEKGFLGKIRNTLEGGGNILLPVDSAGRVLELLLVMEQYWAQNHLPYPIYFLTYVSSSTIEYAKSFLEWMSDTIAKSFEDTRDNAFLLKHVTLMINKSELEKVPEGPKVVLASMASLEVGSSHDIFAEWATDVKNLVLFTERGQFGTLARMLQADPPPRAVKVTMRNRVPLVGEELVAFEEEQNRIKKEEALKASVSKEEDIKASNGSDVKEDDPMVIDASNAPASSEVTVPHGDAHRDIFIDGFVPSSTSVAPMFPFYENSSEWDDFGEIINPDDYVVKEEDMDLMSMHVGGDLDGKLDEVAANLILDSRPSKIVSNELTVQVKCSLVYMDFEGRSDGRSIKSILAHVAPLKLVLVHGSAEATEHLKQHCLKNVCPHVFAPQVGETIDVTSDLCAYKVQLSEKLMSKVLFKKLGDHEVAWIDSGVEKTETEMLSLRPISTAPPPHKSVFVGDLKLADFKQFLASKGVQVEFSGGALRCGEYVTLRKVGDATQKGGTGGTQQVIIEGPLTEEYYQIRDYLYSQFYLL from the exons ATGATGCTTTCGATACCTCTCTTCTTAAACCCCTTTCCAG CTTCCACTGTAGACGCTGTTCTGTTATCACATTCAGATACACTGCATCTCGGTGCTTTGCCATATGCCAAGCAGCATCTTGGACTCAATGCTCAAGTTTATTCAACTGATCCTGTTCATAGACTAGGACTTTTGACGATGTACGATCACTATTATTCACAAAAG CAAGTTTCAGATTTTGACCTGTTTTCTCTGGATGACATTGATTTCGCTTTTCAAAGCATCGAGACACTAAAATATTCTCAGAATCATCACCTGACTG GTAAAGGAGAAGGAATTGTTATTGCTCCTCATGTAGCGGGGCATCTATTGGGCGGTACTGTCTGGAAAATAACAAAAGATGGGGAGGATATAATATACGCCGTAGACTTCAATCATCGTAAAGAAAG TCACTTGAATGGAACTGTCTTAGAGACATTTGTGCGGCCTGCCGTTCTGATAACCGATGCTTACAATGCTTTGAACAGTCAGGATCCTAGAACCAAAATTGAGAAAGGTTTCTTAG GTAAAATTAGGAATACCCTAGAAGGAGGTGGGAATATACTGCTTCCTGTGGATTCAGCAGGGCGGGTTTTGGAACTTCTTTTGGTTATGGAACAG TATTGGGCACAGAATCATCTGCCTTATCCTATTTATTTTCTTACATATGTTTCTTCGAGTACAATTGAGTATGCAAAGAGCTTCCTTGAGTGGATGAGTGACACAATTGCGAAGTCTTTTGAAGACACACGTGACAATGCTTTTCTTTTGAA GCATGTTACACTCATGATCAACAAGAGTGAGCTGGAGAAAGTACCAGAAGGCCCAAAA GTTGTTTTAGCTTCAATGGCCAGCTTGGAAGTGGGATCTTCTCATGATATATTTGCTGAATGGGCAACTGATGTCAAGAATCTTGTTCTATTTACGGAGAGAGGGCAG TTCGGAACATTAGCTCGAATGCTTCAGGCAGATCCACCTCCTAGAGCTGTAAAGGTCACTATGCGCAATAGGGTTCCACTGGTAGGGGAAGAGTTAGTAGCTTTTGAAGAAGAACAAAACCGAATAAAGAAGGAAGAAGCATTAAAAGCTAGTgtaagcaaagaagaagatattaAAGCATCTAATGGATCTGATGTCAAAGAAGATGATCCAATGGTCATTGATGCATCTAATGCCCCTGCATCATCTGAGG TGACTGTACCACATGGAGACGCTCATCGAGACATCTTCATTGATGGATTTGTTCCTTCTTCTACAAGTGTAGCTCCAATGTTTCCTTTTTATGAAAACTCTTCCGAATGGGATGATTTTGGTGAGATCATTAACCCCGATGACTATGTAGTCAAGGAAGAGGACATGGATCTTATGTCAATGCAT GTTGGGGGAGATTTAGATGGCAAACTTGATGAAGTAGCTGCTAACTTGATACTTGATTCAAGACCTTCAAAAATTGTTTCAAATGAATTAACG GTGCAAGTGAAGTGCTCATTGGTTTACATGGACTTCGAGGGTCGTTCAGATGGCCGGTCTATTAAATCAATTCTTGCCCATGTCGCTCCTCTGAAACTT GTTTTGGTACACGGATCAGCAGAGGCTACTGAGCATTTAAAGCAGCACTGCTTGAAGAATGTGTGTCCCCACGTCTTTGCTCCGCAGGTTGGAGAAACAATTGATGTCACCTCGGATTTGTGTGCTTACAAG GTGCAACTTTCTGAAAAACTGATGAGTAAAGTACTATTCAAGAAG CTTGGAGACCACGAGGTAGCTTGGATTGATTCTGGGGTAGAGAAGACCGAAACCGAAATGCTGTCTCTACGTCCTATCTCAACTGCACCTCCGCCTCATAAATCTGTTTTTGTTGGTGACTTAAAACTAGCAGATTTCAAGCAGTTCCTCGCAAGCAAAGGAGTCCAG GTTGAGTTTTCTGGGGGTGCTTTGCGATGTGGGGAGTATGTTACACTGCGCAAGGTTGGAGATGCAACCCAAAAG GGTGGTACAGGCGGTACTCAACAAGTGATTATCGAAGGTCCCTTAACTGAAGAATATTACCAAATTCGTGATTATCTCTATTCACAGTTCTATTTGCTATAA
- the LOC113304248 gene encoding uncharacterized protein LOC113304248 isoform X2, with the protein MAFTSASIASSPNSFQLRLIQCRKQSSSSSFTSPSQLLFFRTHSRRRYHHHRIRLCVASSSSSSSSSTGKTGEESKNEKNPGNSWMENSPSGWFGGVDSNENGDSSEPKRNYGGFVKAGVAGVVLAAGVAFASVLLSKRNAPGPKQQIQMEPVTTQNELLLASDDQSDKVEQVTVDESLVRTDEGDLQNHDLDDKTALQVPPGKVLVPAVVDQVQGQALAALQVLKVIEPDVQYIDLCTRRQYARWLVSSSNLLSRNSVSKVYPAMYIENVTDLAFDDIAPEDPDFASIQGLAEAGLIASKLSRGDMLDSSDGEQDPFNFSPESPLSRQDLVSWKMALDKRQLPEVERKMMNQLCGFIDIDKINPDAWPALVADISAGDQGIIALAFGYTRLFQPDKPVTNAQAAIALATGDAADIVSEELARIEAESMAEAAVEAHSALVAKVEKDVNANFRKELAMEKEKVDAIEKAAEEAKLELEKLRAEREDQDNVLKRGRAAVESEMEVLTRLRRELEEQLQSLISDRTEITFERERINKLRQEAESENQAITRLQYDLEVERKALSMARSWAEEEAKRVREHGKALEEARDRWKKHGIQVVVDSDLQDDESAGVTWTNAGKESTVDETVNRAETLVDKLKEMAESIKGKSKAVIELIILKINSIIMILKEKASCAAKQVKEFQSTATSKASESLQEFQSSANGYSTVIKEGATRIAGECKEGVEKITQKFKST; encoded by the exons ATGGCGTTTACTAGTGCTAGTATAGCATCATCACCAAATTCATTTCAGCTTAGATTAATCCAATGTAGAAAacaatcatcttcatcttcatttacCTCTCCTTCACAGTTGTTGTTTTTCCGTACACATTcaagaagaagatatcatcatcatAGGATTAGGTTATGTGTTGCTTCgtcctcttcttcttcgtcttcttcaactGGGAAAACAGGTGAAGAGAGTAAAAATGAAAAGAATCCGGGGAATTCATGGATGGAGAATTCGCCATCTGGATGGTTTGGTGGTGTTGATTCTAATGAGAATGGTGATAGTTCAGAGCCAAAGAGGAATTATGGAG GGTTTGTAAAAGCAGGAGTAGCCGGAGTGGTTCTTGCTGCTGGGGTGGCATTTGCATCTGTTTTGCTAAGCAAGAGGAACGCCCCTG GACCAAAACAGCAGATACAGATGGAACCTGTAACGACACAGAACGAATTGTTGCTGGCTTCAGATGATCAATCTGATAAAGTTGAACAGGTTACAGTCGACGAAAGCTTGGTGAGGACAGATGAAGGAGACTTGCAGAATCACGACCTTGATGACAAGACAG CTTTACAGGTTCCTCCTGGAAAGGTTTTGGTTCCTGCAGTTGTTGACCAAGTTCAGGGGCAGGCGCTGGCAGCATTGCAAGTTTTGAAG GTTATCGAGCCTGATGTCCAATATATTGATTTATGTACACGTCGTCAATATGCCAGATGGTTGGTTTCTTCAAGCAATCTTCTTTCGAG GAACTCGGTTTCGAAAGTGTATCCCGCAATGTACATAGAGAATGTCACAGATCTTGCATTTGATGATATTGCACCTGAAGACCCTGACTTTGCATCTATTCAAG GATTGGCAGAAGCTGGACTTATTGCAAGCAAGTTATCCAGAGGTGATATGCTAGATTCTTCAGATGGAGAGCAGGATCCTTTTAATTTCTCTCCTGAAAG CCCTCTATCTCGCCAGGATCTTGTGAGTTGGAAAATGGCCCTCGACAAAAGGCAGTTGCCAGAAGTGGAGAGAAAG ATGATGAATCAACTTTGTGGCTTTATAGACATTGATAAAATCAATCCAGATGCATGGCCTGCACTTGTAGCTGATATTTCTGCCGGAGATCAAGGAATTATAGCACTAGCCTTTG GTTATACAAGATTGTTCCAGCCAGATAAACCAGTCACAAATGCTCAAGCTGCTATCGCTCTAGCAACTGGTGATGCTGCTGACATTGTTAGTGAGGAGCTTGCACGTATTGAAGCCGAGTCGATGGCTGAAGCCGCTGTTGAAGCTCATAGTGCTTTAGTAGCTAAAGTCGAGAAGGATGTCAATGCAAACTTCAGGAAAGAGCTTGCCATGGAGAAGGAAAAAGTGGATGCCATTGAGAAAGCGGCTGAAGAGGCAAAGTTGGAATTGGAAAAACTAAGAGCGGAGAGAGAGGACCAAGATAATGTCTTGAAGAGGGGTCGTGCTGCTGTTGAATCAGAAATGGAAGTTCTCACAAGGTTAAGGCGTGAGTTAGAAGAGCAATTACAGAGCCTTATAAGTGACAGAACGGAAATAACATTTGAAAGGGAAAGAATTAACAAGCTCCGGCAAGAAGCTGAGAGTGAAAACCAGGCTATCACTAGGTTACAGTATGATCTGGAGGTTGAACGGAAAGCATTATCTATGGCCAG GTCCTGGGCTGAGGAAGAAGCAAAGAGAGTGAGAGAACATGGTAAAGCTTTAGAGGAAGCAAGAGACCGCTGGAAGAAACACGGAATACAGGTTGTGGTCGACAGTGACCTTCAAGATGATGAATCAGCTGGAGTTACATGGACCAATGCAGGAAAAGAATCAACCGTTGACGAAACTGTGAATAGGGCAGAGACTTTAGTTGACAAGTTGAAGGAAATGGCAGAGAGTAtaaaaggaaaatccaaagctgtAATTGAGCTGATAATCCTAAAAATTAACTCCATAATAATGATTTTGAAGGAGAAGGCCAGCTGTGCTGCCAAGCAGGTCAAGGAATTCCAAAGCACTGCTACTTCGAAGGCAAGTGAATCACTACAAGAGTTCCAGTCCAGTGCAAATGGATATAGTACAGTGATCAAGGAAGGTGCGACGAGGATAGCCGGAGAATGCAAGGAAGGAGTAGAGAAAATCACACAGAAATTTAAAAGTACGTGA
- the LOC113304248 gene encoding uncharacterized protein LOC113304248 isoform X1 yields the protein MAFTSASIASSPNSFQLRLIQCRKQSSSSSFTSPSQLLFFRTHSRRRYHHHRIRLCVASSSSSSSSSTGKTGEESKNEKNPGNSWMENSPSGWFGGVDSNENGDSSEPKRNYGGFVKAGVAGVVLAAGVAFASVLLSKRNAPGPKQQIQMEPVTTQNELLLASDDQSDKVEQVTVDESLVRTDEGDLQNHDLDDKTGTYKVSSTSPEITDDISESKPNDSKVPETSLITAVEPASTDVDANTSLSQEDLKSKSDFDDISVETNTSDSDPSLTEYLGSPVDSKGSGEPIDTVSPEPLTESKENPSNLSSPDIPESNSSNLEMDQQTVTSDLSEIKISELPLEISSGSDGQTSSDPLDLDSHAKSKDVLETVTPTSAGEDLNLSQTLQKPGEETSHLEKLNLNENEPSLTNPTSILADPSPKEPDTSNELEKSGLFSQLPLPENSFSSAGIPAPSLVSAALQVPPGKVLVPAVVDQVQGQALAALQVLKVIEPDVQYIDLCTRRQYARWLVSSSNLLSRNSVSKVYPAMYIENVTDLAFDDIAPEDPDFASIQGLAEAGLIASKLSRGDMLDSSDGEQDPFNFSPESPLSRQDLVSWKMALDKRQLPEVERKMMNQLCGFIDIDKINPDAWPALVADISAGDQGIIALAFGYTRLFQPDKPVTNAQAAIALATGDAADIVSEELARIEAESMAEAAVEAHSALVAKVEKDVNANFRKELAMEKEKVDAIEKAAEEAKLELEKLRAEREDQDNVLKRGRAAVESEMEVLTRLRRELEEQLQSLISDRTEITFERERINKLRQEAESENQAITRLQYDLEVERKALSMARSWAEEEAKRVREHGKALEEARDRWKKHGIQVVVDSDLQDDESAGVTWTNAGKESTVDETVNRAETLVDKLKEMAESIKGKSKAVIELIILKINSIIMILKEKASCAAKQVKEFQSTATSKASESLQEFQSSANGYSTVIKEGATRIAGECKEGVEKITQKFKST from the exons ATGGCGTTTACTAGTGCTAGTATAGCATCATCACCAAATTCATTTCAGCTTAGATTAATCCAATGTAGAAAacaatcatcttcatcttcatttacCTCTCCTTCACAGTTGTTGTTTTTCCGTACACATTcaagaagaagatatcatcatcatAGGATTAGGTTATGTGTTGCTTCgtcctcttcttcttcgtcttcttcaactGGGAAAACAGGTGAAGAGAGTAAAAATGAAAAGAATCCGGGGAATTCATGGATGGAGAATTCGCCATCTGGATGGTTTGGTGGTGTTGATTCTAATGAGAATGGTGATAGTTCAGAGCCAAAGAGGAATTATGGAG GGTTTGTAAAAGCAGGAGTAGCCGGAGTGGTTCTTGCTGCTGGGGTGGCATTTGCATCTGTTTTGCTAAGCAAGAGGAACGCCCCTG GACCAAAACAGCAGATACAGATGGAACCTGTAACGACACAGAACGAATTGTTGCTGGCTTCAGATGATCAATCTGATAAAGTTGAACAGGTTACAGTCGACGAAAGCTTGGTGAGGACAGATGAAGGAGACTTGCAGAATCACGACCTTGATGACAAGACAGGTACATACAAGGTTTCTTCTACATCTCCAGAAATTACAGACGACATTTCTGAAAGCAAACCTAATGATAGTAAGGTTCCAGAGACCTCACTGATAACAGCTGTGGAACCTGCCTCTACTGATGTTGATGCCAATACTTCTTTGAGCCAAGAAGATTTGAAATCCAAATCAGATTTCGATGATATTTCAGTAGAAACTAACACCTCTGATTCAGATCCAAGCTTAACTGAGTATCTTGGATCTCCTGTTGACTCAAAAGGTTCAGGGGAACCGATTGATACTGTCTCACCAGAACCACTTACTGAATCCAAAGAGAATCCTTCCAACCTTTCGAGTCCAGATATTCCTGAATCTAATTCTTCAAATCTTGAGATGGACCAGCAAACGGTGACTTCTGACTTGAGTGAAATAAAAATTTCTGAGCTTCCTCTTGAAATTTCCTCTGGTTCCGATGGTCAAACCTCCAGTGATCCTCTAGATTTAGATTCCCATGCTAAGTCGAAGGATGTTTTGGAGACTGTAACCCCTACTTCAGCTGGAGAAGATTTGAATCTCAGCCAAACATTGCAGAAACCAGGAGAAGAGACCTCTcacttagaaaagcttaatttaAATGAAAATGAACCGTCTTTGACCAACCCTACCTCAATATTAGCCGATCCATCTCCCAAAGAACCAGATACTAGTAACGAGCTTGAAAAAAGTGGCTTGTTTTCTCAGCTGCCACTGCCTGAGAATTCATTCTCTTCTGCTGGTATACCTGCTCCATCTTTGGTTTCTGCAGCTTTACAGGTTCCTCCTGGAAAGGTTTTGGTTCCTGCAGTTGTTGACCAAGTTCAGGGGCAGGCGCTGGCAGCATTGCAAGTTTTGAAG GTTATCGAGCCTGATGTCCAATATATTGATTTATGTACACGTCGTCAATATGCCAGATGGTTGGTTTCTTCAAGCAATCTTCTTTCGAG GAACTCGGTTTCGAAAGTGTATCCCGCAATGTACATAGAGAATGTCACAGATCTTGCATTTGATGATATTGCACCTGAAGACCCTGACTTTGCATCTATTCAAG GATTGGCAGAAGCTGGACTTATTGCAAGCAAGTTATCCAGAGGTGATATGCTAGATTCTTCAGATGGAGAGCAGGATCCTTTTAATTTCTCTCCTGAAAG CCCTCTATCTCGCCAGGATCTTGTGAGTTGGAAAATGGCCCTCGACAAAAGGCAGTTGCCAGAAGTGGAGAGAAAG ATGATGAATCAACTTTGTGGCTTTATAGACATTGATAAAATCAATCCAGATGCATGGCCTGCACTTGTAGCTGATATTTCTGCCGGAGATCAAGGAATTATAGCACTAGCCTTTG GTTATACAAGATTGTTCCAGCCAGATAAACCAGTCACAAATGCTCAAGCTGCTATCGCTCTAGCAACTGGTGATGCTGCTGACATTGTTAGTGAGGAGCTTGCACGTATTGAAGCCGAGTCGATGGCTGAAGCCGCTGTTGAAGCTCATAGTGCTTTAGTAGCTAAAGTCGAGAAGGATGTCAATGCAAACTTCAGGAAAGAGCTTGCCATGGAGAAGGAAAAAGTGGATGCCATTGAGAAAGCGGCTGAAGAGGCAAAGTTGGAATTGGAAAAACTAAGAGCGGAGAGAGAGGACCAAGATAATGTCTTGAAGAGGGGTCGTGCTGCTGTTGAATCAGAAATGGAAGTTCTCACAAGGTTAAGGCGTGAGTTAGAAGAGCAATTACAGAGCCTTATAAGTGACAGAACGGAAATAACATTTGAAAGGGAAAGAATTAACAAGCTCCGGCAAGAAGCTGAGAGTGAAAACCAGGCTATCACTAGGTTACAGTATGATCTGGAGGTTGAACGGAAAGCATTATCTATGGCCAG GTCCTGGGCTGAGGAAGAAGCAAAGAGAGTGAGAGAACATGGTAAAGCTTTAGAGGAAGCAAGAGACCGCTGGAAGAAACACGGAATACAGGTTGTGGTCGACAGTGACCTTCAAGATGATGAATCAGCTGGAGTTACATGGACCAATGCAGGAAAAGAATCAACCGTTGACGAAACTGTGAATAGGGCAGAGACTTTAGTTGACAAGTTGAAGGAAATGGCAGAGAGTAtaaaaggaaaatccaaagctgtAATTGAGCTGATAATCCTAAAAATTAACTCCATAATAATGATTTTGAAGGAGAAGGCCAGCTGTGCTGCCAAGCAGGTCAAGGAATTCCAAAGCACTGCTACTTCGAAGGCAAGTGAATCACTACAAGAGTTCCAGTCCAGTGCAAATGGATATAGTACAGTGATCAAGGAAGGTGCGACGAGGATAGCCGGAGAATGCAAGGAAGGAGTAGAGAAAATCACACAGAAATTTAAAAGTACGTGA